Genomic window (Spirosoma sp. KCTC 42546):
TGCCGTTGGGGCAGAATGGATACATCATCATGGAGACGGTTTTTTATTATTTGCTGACTGCGAAGAATTGGCCGGAATTAATCGGGGAATTACACGTACAAATATCCAAATGATAGCAGACCGACTTGTAGTAAATCTAGGTTCTAGGCCGTTGGGTTTAGTATGGTCGAAATCTGACGTAGAGAATAACCGGCCAGCAATGCGAGAGAAGATTCAAAGCCATATTCAAACGAAAGCACCACAACATTATCAGGAATTCTCTGTCAGTGTAATGCAAAATGACCCCCAATGGCATCAGCAAGTCCTGCAGGCAGTTGGCTGGTTACTGGATACAATAGAACACGCGGCAGATCAGCAAGTCCCCACAATACCTTTAGCCGATACTGATGATTTATTTCTACTTCGTCGTAGTGTATTAGTATGAATCAATCACATCAATTATTGATTATAGGCGGTCCTAATGCTGGGAAAACGCACTTTGTATGTCAACTCTATAATCGGTTAGATGCTAAACGTAGTACTTATCACATGGTTACTGCGCCTTTAGATCTGACAGTAATAAAATCGGTTATAGGCCGATTAGCTCAAGGCTTGTCAGGTGAGCATACTGAAAGCGGGTTAAATGAAGAAATAAACTTTGTTGTAGCCAATGAATATAAAGAGATCGCGCTTTCTTTTCCCGATTACGCGGGTGAACAAATTCGGACCCTTGTGCGAGATCGGTTGGTTTCGAGCCGGTGGTACGAACTAATAACGCAATCAGACGAATGGTTACTGCTAATTCGGCCCGATGAAATTCCCACCTTGGAGGACATTACGACCCGTGGCCTTGCCAATGTAGAAGATTTGAAATCCAGATTTGCTATAGTGCCTAAGCAAGTGGAGCTGACCCCTCCAAGCTTTTATATTGAACTGCTCCAGATGATGCTGTACATTAAAGGTAAATCAGTGATTACGCCCGTTATCGAACCACGCCTTACAATAGCGCTATCGTGCTGGGATACCTTAAACCTGTCTTCATCAGGTATAACGCCATTTGGAGAATTACAAAAGCGATTACCATTCTTGTCAACTTTTCTAGAAACGGTTTGGGCACATGATAGTTGGCGAGTTTGTGGCTTATCCTCACTAGGCCGAACATTGGATACCAAAGTACCAGATGATGATTTTGTAGATGAAGGACCTGAGACAGCAGGATATTTAGTACTTCCATCAGGAGAACATGATCCTGATCTAACAAAACTAATTACTTTCTGAACGTGTCAGTTGTATCTACTTTGCAAATCCATCAAGCATACTTTGGGGCTGTCAATGGCACATCGCACGGACAGTTAGTTAGTAGTCTGACCGATACTTATCTACGTTCTTTTTTATCTGGGATTACTGACCGTCCAGAAGCTTTACCAACGGGATTTGAAATTTCCCCTTATCTATCAGCTACTACATATAGAGGCTACTATATTCTTTGGCGAACTTGGTCCGACAACGAAGCAAAAAGATTGGGAATGGTATTTACACATGTCCTTATTCTATCAGTTCAAGATTTGCCTAGAATCCCCGAGTTAAGTTCTGTTTTGAGCTTATTGTTAGACAAGCCGCTTCCAGTGGCACAACAGCCAACTTCGTTGGGTCCATTATCATTATCTTTAATCGATCATCAAAAGATAGAGCCAGTCGGTGCCGTTCCAGAAAGTTGGTTAACAATAATCAATCAAATGATTGATTGGCATCCTGGACTATTACCAATTTTTGTATCAGGAGAAGCCGATCAATTTCAAAAATTATTAGAGGATCTATGGCGTGGTTTACCAGGCACCTTAAGAGGCTTATTAGGATTTGGAATCAGGTTCACTCCACCCAATAAACCCAACTCAGCCTTGCCGATGCTTGTATATATACCTGTTGAATTGGAGGACAAATGGCGAAGTAAGCAAATAACTAAACTAGACATTAATCTAGTAAAAACACCAGAGGCCCCAATCGAGCAGCTAATATTGAATGGACAGCTGGGTCATGACTTTCTTGAATTTATCAATAATCTGGACTTATCTCTAGAAAATTTTAGGGCTCTAAATTTATGCCAGCGTGCTTATGTGCAGTTTAAGAGTTTACAGCCTTCTGAATTAGATGCTGGTAAGTTGCTAGCCTTACTCAGATCGTTAAGACAATTGCAACCAGACCCTCATAAAGCTGTAGAAATTAAGCGTTCAACCATAAAATTATTAGCAGAGGCATTGCCAGTTGTTGGTGTTAAGGAAGCAATGGGCCTACGAAACCTACCTTTAACAGCTTTTCCGCCTGAAGACCAGCTTTTAGAAGTAGCTTTAGAACAAATAGTGATTGACGTTATTAAAGCCCCTAAGCCCAATGAAGATTTACAGAAAAACTTACTGGGCTATCTGGTCGATACGAACGCGGAAAATATTGAACCGTGGTGGCGCCAAACAGCTCTCAAAGCATTTGAACAGAGTATAGTACAAGATTCCATGCACACTGCTAAAGTAATATGGCTTGGGGTTACAAAAACTGAAACAATTCGTGATTATGTTCTGAGTACTGTTCCGAATACAGAGGATTGGGAGCAAATATTAAGTAAGACTATCCCAAGATCACTATCTATTATGGTAGCAGATAGTGTAACCAGTTTTTGTGTACGTCGGAATTGGTGGGACTTATTTGCAGAAACAGTTGCAGTCGCATTCAAACCCGTAGAAGCGTTACGAAGACAAATAGAAGCTGAAAAACAGCTTAATATTTCAATATCACCCCGTGTGGATAAGCTGGTAAAGCGACTTTCTGATAGCGAATTAGTAGATATAGCTGTAGAATTAACTCATACTCAGCTTTTGGAGCTAGCAGGTGAAGTTTGCGGAAGAGATCCTAAGCAACTTTTACCAATGGATGTGCATATGCAGTCCTGGCGGACGATATGGTCAATCTCATTAACTTACACTAATTCAATTACAGTTGGATTAAGCAATCCCAAAGAGTCAATCAGCACCTTCTTAAAAGAATTAGCTTATGGGCGGGCCAGTGACTCCCAACCATTAGAATTGATTGCAGCGTCAACATATGCAAATATCTTGCATTTACCGGAGAGGACTATTATATGGAGCAGACTACCAACCAAACTTCTTCCGAAATTTGTTTCAACGACTCTCGATGCATTAGTTGAAGAAATATTGGCTGGTAAATGGACAGGTACTATTGAGCCTGTTTTAATGGAGAAGGCCCGTAGTATAGAATTTATTGGAAAGTTTTTGGGGCAGAAATGGAATGAGCCAGCGGCTGTGCTATCTGTAAATGACGTTCTTCATAACTTGTCAGACAATTATCTTAAAGATTATATTCACAATCTTCCCGCAATAAATGGGATTATAGCTGCGCGGTTAGGAAAACTCGTATATCTAAATAATTGGGATTCATCCGCTAGAACACTTTTAAGCAAAGCGAAGTCTAATACTGATTTCCGACCTGCTTTATATGAGTGTACTGGTATGTTTAATCTTCTGACCAAATTCATAAATCATCAATTATTTGGGCACCAAGCAACCTCAATTGAGGCTTGGTATGCTCTTGAGGAGCTTTTGGCTGATTTATACGAAGAAGGTCCGGATGGTGAATACAAAATCTGGAAAAAAGCTGGTGGTGACGTAACTAAATTCTCCAATGCCCAAAGCCGCAGGGCGCAATGGACAGAAGCTATACGACTATTACGGTATGGAGGGGGAGGAAAAAAGATTTCAGTTGAATCGTTAATTAAAGCTGCGCTTGATGACTATAAAGGCAATTCTAATCTAAAGGCACTAGCTAGCCTGAAACATTTATTTCAATCATAATGAAAACAGACATACTAGTTATCACCGCACTAGCATTGGAATTTAAAGCGGTCGAACAACTGCTTATAAATACTATTCCTATCAGACACCCAACCGGTACATACTATAAACGTGGTTCCTTTACTGCCGGGCAACATACTTTCTCAGTTGCTGTGGTGGAAACTGGTGCTGGTAACGTTAATTCTGCCCAAGAGACAGAAAGAGCTATTACTTTCTTTCAACCTGAGTATATCTTTTTCGTAGGCATAGCAGGAGGAATAAAAGACGTCCGTATTGGCGATGTTATTGTCTCTTCAGAAGTTATTCATTATGAAGGCGGCAAGGCAGGTGAAGTTTATAAGCCTCGTCTAAGTACTTATGCAGCCAACTATGAGTTAATGTCTTTGGCTAAATTAATAGCTAGGGATAATTCTTGGCAGCATAGAGTTAAGGATAAAATAAACACATATAAAGCTGAAGTCAAGCCAATTGCGGCTGGAGAAAAAGTAGTCGCTTCAGAGCGCTCGGCGACCTATGAACTCCTGAATCAATATGTAAGTCAAGCATTAGCCGTTGAGATGGAAGGCTACGGTTTTTTGGCTCCCATACATTCTCATCATGCTAAAGGCATAGTTATTCGAGGAATTTCAGATCTTCTGAATAATAAAGAAGTGGCTGATGCTAGCGGAAGTCAACCCCTGGCAGCACGTAATGGAACTGCTTTTTTAGCAGAAATGCTGGTAGAACTGGCAAACGAAAACCGACACTCATCGAATACTACCAATGTAATCAATCCTAAAGTATCAATCATTAAGCCAAATTCAGCAAATCCTCTTGATGATTTGGAGTGGCGAAATCGGTTGACAAAAATTCTGGCAGATCTTTACGAAGTAGGTCCGACTGATAACGGTGGTGCCTGGAAACGTGCTGGTGGAAAAATTGGCTTTCTTAGCAACAATAGTTCAAACGAAACACAATGGTTTACCGCCTTAGAACGCTTAGCAAAAGGCGGTGCTGGCCCCATTACTCTTGAATCACTTCTGAAAACAGTTCAACAAGATTTCGGAGATAATGAAGAAATAAATAATTTATGCAAGTATATATCTTTATCTAATTAATAATAAGCCCTTTGCTCACTGAATATTGCGAACTTCCTGCATCATATCAACCAAGGCGATTGCTGTGACACCTTTGGAAACTGGGTAACGCTCTGTGCCTGGATAAACCAGAAATCGGCTGGTTGCACCGATGTCTTCGCAACCCAGATAAAACCCTTTCGAGAGTACTGGAGCCATCGAACGCTTGATTTCGATGGCGTATATCTGCTGCTTATTTCGTTCGATAACGAGATCAATTTCCGCGCCTGCTGATGTCCGGTAAAACCATGGGGTAACACCAACGGGTAAGCAGGATAGCAGGTTTTCCACGACGAACCCTTCCCAACTGGCTCCGACCACCGGATGCCCCAGCAGATCATCCATATCCGTCAGGTTGAGTAACGCATGGGTAATGCCGCTATCGCGAATATAGACTTTAGGAGCTTTGACCAAGCGTTTCCCAATATTGCCTGACCACGGGCGCAAATGGCGGATCAGTAACAGGTCTTCCAAAAGTTCGATGTACCTTTTGGTTGTGGGTATACTTATACCCAGATTGGCCCCTAATTGAGCCATGTTTACTTGAGCCCCTTGGTTGTGGGCTAGCATCGTCCATAAGAGCCGTAAGGTCGTGGCTGGAATGCGCGGGCCAAATTGGGGTACATCCCGTTCTAGATAGGTATTAATAAAGTTGAGCCGCCAGCGAAGACTGGCCGGATCGGTTTTAGCTAAAAAGCTATCAGGAAATCCACCACGTAGCCAAAGCCTATTCTGATGGCCGGTCTTTGGAGCAATAATTTCCGTAGCCGTCAAACCCGATAGTTCTTTATAGGCGATGCGACCGGCAAGGGATTCGGATGCTTGCTTTAATAGATCGAGCGATGCCGATCCCAAAATGAGAAACTGGCCGGTTTTGTATCCCTGTCTGCGTCGTCGGTCAATAACACCGCGCAAAATGGCAAACAATTCGGGCACACGCTGGATTTCGTCCAGAATAATGAGCTGTCCCTTATGCAACTCAAAATACGCTTCGGGTTCACGCAATTTAGCCTGATCCGTTGGACTCTCCAGATCAAGATAGATCGGATCAGGACTAATAGCAGTTGCGATTGTTTCAGCCAGCGTTGTTTTGCCGACTTGACGGGGGCCAAGTACAGCAACGGCAGGAAACTCCTCAAGGAGCTGGGCGATTTCAGTTTGGGCTTCACGAGTTATCATCCTTGCAATTATAATACAGTATATTATAATTGCAAGGTCATTTTCAAGGCTTCAATAAAAAACTTGGGCTGTACAATTGTACTCGGGCAGTCTATGACCGTAAAAACTTCACTCAATACCATTTTTCACCATATATCGTGCAAACCATTTAAAATCACGTTCAAGGCAGATTTTATTATCGTAAATATCCCGTCCTTCGACTTTCAGGGTAATAACTGCCAGTTGTTGCCGAGCGTGGTTGATTTCGCTCTCGCCTTCATTCTCACCAAATTGGGTTTCAAAAACCACCAGATGCGCATTGGGAAGAACCACGCGTTTTACGGTAGTATTGATGGTCATACGCATATACGACCTCGGATTTAGATCAAGGCAATCTTCGATATTCGTACAAGACTGGCCGTCTTTTACGAAGGTTAGTCGGTCAATGATAAGTGGGCCGAGACCATTATTGCGCACGTGAACAGCAAGCTGCTTGTTGTAATCGGGCAAATCAATCTGGCCTAAAGGCTTGAGCGATTTTTCATTGTGAACCCGTTGCAGATACAATTGGTAAAACGTGGCCAGCAATGCTAACACCGAAATCAAAATTGCCAAGTTGGCCTCCCATGACACAAATGCTTATGATGCAGAAAGCATCTTCTTACTAAAAGGTGCTTTCCAGCTAGGCTATCATTCTATAATCCTGCAATAATTTCAATCGCTCCCGCGCCTGCAATTCGTAAATCAAGGGGATAAACTGGTGATACAAGCTGCATTGGGGGTCTTTGCCATTCACCCGATACACTGGACAGCCACTGGTGCAAACCGATCGGTAACGGCAGGACTGGCAGTCTTGAGATTTCATGTCTTCGTAATGGCTTCCCTGCTGGATCATATCCACCAAATCTATATTTGTATCAAAGAGGCTATAGGATAGCTGGGTGGGATCACCAAAATGGACATGGCAATAGTTGACCGATCCATCCACATAAATCGCTCCACCCGAAAAACCAGACGCACAGGTTTGAAAGCCTAACTCACTCGGTTTAAGATCGCAGAATTGGTGGCGAAGGGAAAATCGCCAGCCCTGCCCGATGGCCTCTTTCATTAACATATAGGATTCCGATAAGTATTTGTCCAGCATTTTCGCATCAATAGCTTCACCTTTCACAATTGAATAGCGAAATGGAACATCCAGGTCGATCAGGTAACGCGTCAGACGCGGCAAACCAACCAGGTTACTGTTCGT
Coding sequences:
- a CDS encoding 5'-methylthioadenosine/S-adenosylhomocysteine nucleosidase → MKTDILVITALALEFKAVEQLLINTIPIRHPTGTYYKRGSFTAGQHTFSVAVVETGAGNVNSAQETERAITFFQPEYIFFVGIAGGIKDVRIGDVIVSSEVIHYEGGKAGEVYKPRLSTYAANYELMSLAKLIARDNSWQHRVKDKINTYKAEVKPIAAGEKVVASERSATYELLNQYVSQALAVEMEGYGFLAPIHSHHAKGIVIRGISDLLNNKEVADASGSQPLAARNGTAFLAEMLVELANENRHSSNTTNVINPKVSIIKPNSANPLDDLEWRNRLTKILADLYEVGPTDNGGAWKRAGGKIGFLSNNSSNETQWFTALERLAKGGAGPITLESLLKTVQQDFGDNEEINNLCKYISLSN
- a CDS encoding ATP-binding protein, which codes for MITREAQTEIAQLLEEFPAVAVLGPRQVGKTTLAETIATAISPDPIYLDLESPTDQAKLREPEAYFELHKGQLIILDEIQRVPELFAILRGVIDRRRRQGYKTGQFLILGSASLDLLKQASESLAGRIAYKELSGLTATEIIAPKTGHQNRLWLRGGFPDSFLAKTDPASLRWRLNFINTYLERDVPQFGPRIPATTLRLLWTMLAHNQGAQVNMAQLGANLGISIPTTKRYIELLEDLLLIRHLRPWSGNIGKRLVKAPKVYIRDSGITHALLNLTDMDDLLGHPVVGASWEGFVVENLLSCLPVGVTPWFYRTSAGAEIDLVIERNKQQIYAIEIKRSMAPVLSKGFYLGCEDIGATSRFLVYPGTERYPVSKGVTAIALVDMMQEVRNIQ
- a CDS encoding effector-associated domain EAD1-containing protein, giving the protein MQIHQAYFGAVNGTSHGQLVSSLTDTYLRSFLSGITDRPEALPTGFEISPYLSATTYRGYYILWRTWSDNEAKRLGMVFTHVLILSVQDLPRIPELSSVLSLLLDKPLPVAQQPTSLGPLSLSLIDHQKIEPVGAVPESWLTIINQMIDWHPGLLPIFVSGEADQFQKLLEDLWRGLPGTLRGLLGFGIRFTPPNKPNSALPMLVYIPVELEDKWRSKQITKLDINLVKTPEAPIEQLILNGQLGHDFLEFINNLDLSLENFRALNLCQRAYVQFKSLQPSELDAGKLLALLRSLRQLQPDPHKAVEIKRSTIKLLAEALPVVGVKEAMGLRNLPLTAFPPEDQLLEVALEQIVIDVIKAPKPNEDLQKNLLGYLVDTNAENIEPWWRQTALKAFEQSIVQDSMHTAKVIWLGVTKTETIRDYVLSTVPNTEDWEQILSKTIPRSLSIMVADSVTSFCVRRNWWDLFAETVAVAFKPVEALRRQIEAEKQLNISISPRVDKLVKRLSDSELVDIAVELTHTQLLELAGEVCGRDPKQLLPMDVHMQSWRTIWSISLTYTNSITVGLSNPKESISTFLKELAYGRASDSQPLELIAASTYANILHLPERTIIWSRLPTKLLPKFVSTTLDALVEEILAGKWTGTIEPVLMEKARSIEFIGKFLGQKWNEPAAVLSVNDVLHNLSDNYLKDYIHNLPAINGIIAARLGKLVYLNNWDSSARTLLSKAKSNTDFRPALYECTGMFNLLTKFINHQLFGHQATSIEAWYALEELLADLYEEGPDGEYKIWKKAGGDVTKFSNAQSRRAQWTEAIRLLRYGGGGKKISVESLIKAALDDYKGNSNLKALASLKHLFQS